In one Notolabrus celidotus isolate fNotCel1 chromosome 1, fNotCel1.pri, whole genome shotgun sequence genomic region, the following are encoded:
- the fezf2 gene encoding fez family zinc finger protein 2, giving the protein MASSASVETVMSCGRTGTSAAPKTLAFSIDRIMSKSSEPKGSADERAEGKKLLGLCSPIPCMIPLQPFSYDLQAKALMNYSELWRASFRGTFCGSAAAPCKGNCGMCGKAEPSLKQPLLTSGSRVVKPQVIHQAVAVPSGGSLYYLNYLDSAYQQSELLAGHWFSSSQAQASLSAHHRLLLLENAKLAGVGGEKLPTPQYPHKEHLPGQLDQIVKENHGLSAEKNGVKTHSKLSSSPADGKPKNFTCEVCGKVFNAHYNLTRHMPVHTGARPFVCKVCGKGFRQASTLCRHKIIHTQEKPHKCNQCGKAFNRSSTLNTHVRIHAGYKPFICEFCGKGFHQKGNYKNHKLTHSGEKQYKCSICNKAFHQVYNLTFHMHTHNDKKPFTCATCGKGFCRNFDLKKHIRKLHDNAYSAAAAEASRELQS; this is encoded by the exons atgGCAAGTTCTGCCTCTGTGGAGACGGTGATGTCCTGCGGGAGGACCGGAACCTCGGCGGCTCCAAAAACCCTGGCCTTCTCCATAGACCGGATCATGTCCAAGAGCTCGGAGCCGAAGGGGAGCGCAGATGAGCGGGCAGAGGGGAAGAAGCTGCTCGGGCTCTGCTCCCCGATCCCGTGCATGATCCCTCTGCAGCCCTTCAGTTACGACCTGCAAGCCAAGGCGCTGATGAACTACTCGGAGTTGTGGAGAGCCAGTTTCAGGGGGACTTTTTGCGGCTCTGCAGCCGCTCCATGCAAGGGGAACTGCGGAATGTGCGGCAAAGCGGAGCCGAGTTTAAAACAGCCACTGCTGACTTCAGGAAGCAGGGTGGTGAAACCACAGGTGATCCACCAGGCCGTGGCCGTGCCCAGCGGAGGCTCGCTGTACTATCTGAATTACCTGGACTCAGCGTACCAGCAGTCAGAGCTGCTGGCGGGACACTGGTTCTCCAGCTCGCAGGCCCAGGCCTCTCTATCCGCGCACCACAGACTTTTGCTGCTCGAGAACGCCAAGCTGGCCGGGGTGGGGGGCGAGAAGCTACCCACTCCCCAGTACCCGCACAAGGAACATCTGCCCGGGCAGCTGGACCAGATCGTGAAAGAGAACCACGGACTGAGCGCGGAGAAGAACGGGGTCAAGACGCACAGTAAACTGAGCAGCAGCCCCGCAGACGGAAAACCTAAAAACTTCACATGTGAAGTGTGTGGAAAG GTTTTCAACGCGCATTACAATCTCACCAGACACATGCCGGTGCACACCGGGGCCCGGCCCTTCGTCTGTAAAGTGTGCGGGAAAGGATTCCGGCAGGCCAGCACGCTGTGCAGACATAAGATCATCCACACGCAG GAAAAGCCTCATAAATGTAACCAGTGCGGAAAAGCGTTCAACAGAAGCTCGACTCTCAACACTCACGTACGGATCCACGCTGGATACAAACCTTTCATCTGCGAGTTCTGTGGGAAAGGTTTCCACCAGAAAG GAAACTACAAGAACCACAAGCTGACGCACAGTGGGGAGAAGCAGTACAAGTGCTCCATCTGCAACAAGGCCTTCCACCAGGTCTACAACCTGACCTtccacatgcacacgcacaacGACAAGAAGCCCTTCACCTGCGCCACCTGCGGCAAAGGCTTCTGTCGCAACTTCGACCTGAAGAAGCACATCAGGAAGCTGCACGACAATGCCTACAGCGCGGCCGCCGCAGAGGCctccagagagctgcagagctga